One window from the genome of Candidatus Methanomethylicota archaeon encodes:
- a CDS encoding 30S ribosomal protein S14: MGKYKPPKERKFGKGSRPCVRCGHQGPIIRKYGLNLCRQCFREVAEEMGFKKYM, translated from the coding sequence ATGGGGAAGTATAAACCACCAAAGGAGAGAAAGTTTGGGAAGGGTAGTAGACCATGCGTTAGATGTGGACATCAAGGGCCAATAATAAGGAAGTATGGTCTAAACCTTTGCAGACAATGCTTCAGAGAAGTAGCTGAAGAAATGGGATTTAAAAAGTACATGTGA
- a CDS encoding ferritin-like domain-containing protein has translation MVSKELLELLNEAIASEMQVSIQYMWQHVQWSGVKGLAVKDTLRSIAIQEMKHAEKIAERLYYLGGKPTTKPKEIFVGENLKEMIERDVKDEETAITLYKKIIKKALDEGDEVTAHIFREILEDEEDHHDTFTTILEDLT, from the coding sequence ATGGTTTCAAAAGAGTTACTTGAACTATTAAATGAAGCCATAGCCTCCGAAATGCAAGTGTCCATACAATACATGTGGCAACATGTACAATGGAGTGGAGTGAAAGGATTAGCTGTTAAGGATACTTTAAGGAGTATTGCAATTCAAGAAATGAAGCATGCAGAAAAGATAGCTGAAAGACTATACTACCTAGGGGGTAAACCCACAACAAAACCCAAAGAAATATTCGTGGGAGAGAATCTAAAGGAGATGATTGAAAGAGACGTTAAAGATGAAGAAACTGCCATCACGCTTTACAAGAAGATAATAAAGAAGGCTTTAGATGAAGGTGACGAAGTAACAGCACACATATTTAGAGAGATATTAGAGGATGAAGAAGACCATCATGACACATTCACAACAATACTTGAAGATTTAACGTGA
- a CDS encoding 30S ribosomal protein S8 has translation MTMVDPLSNALSNIWNNEIRNKNECIITPSSKLIINVLKVMQRKGYIGEIELIDDGRFGKIKVQLLGRINKCGAIRPRYSVGYRELPQWEKQFLPSRDIGILIVSTSKGVMTSKEAMENKVGGVLLAYVY, from the coding sequence TTGACCATGGTAGACCCACTATCCAACGCCCTATCAAACATATGGAACAATGAAATTAGAAACAAAAATGAATGTATAATAACCCCATCATCAAAACTAATAATAAATGTTCTCAAAGTAATGCAGAGAAAGGGGTACATTGGAGAGATAGAATTAATTGATGATGGAAGATTCGGAAAAATAAAAGTCCAACTACTTGGAAGGATAAACAAATGTGGCGCAATAAGGCCAAGGTATAGTGTTGGATATAGGGAGCTACCCCAATGGGAGAAACAATTCCTACCATCAAGGGATATAGGAATACTCATAGTCTCAACATCCAAGGGGGTTATGACAAGCAAAGAAGCTATGGAAAATAAAGTTGGAGGGGTCTTACTAGCATACGTATATTAG
- a CDS encoding 30S ribosomal protein S19 has protein sequence MPREFTYRGYTLQQLLEMPMDKFVTLLPSRQRRSLKRGLTPQQRILLEKIREAKKLMSEGKNVKIRTHCRDMIILPEMVGLTIHVHNGKDFVPVEITTEMIGHYLGEFAITNKKVVHGAPGLRATRSSMYVPLK, from the coding sequence ATGCCAAGGGAATTCACTTATAGGGGGTATACGCTCCAGCAATTGCTTGAAATGCCCATGGACAAATTTGTCACACTACTCCCCTCTAGGCAGAGGAGGAGCTTGAAGAGGGGGTTAACTCCCCAGCAACGTATATTATTGGAGAAGATTAGGGAGGCCAAGAAACTTATGAGTGAAGGTAAGAATGTGAAGATAAGAACGCATTGTAGAGATATGATAATACTACCAGAAATGGTTGGTTTAACAATACATGTACATAATGGCAAGGATTTCGTTCCAGTTGAGATAACCACTGAGATGATTGGGCATTACCTAGGTGAGTTTGCAATAACGAACAAGAAGGTGGTTCATGGAGCTCCAGGTTTAAGGGCTACTAGATCAAGCATGTACGTACCATTAAAGTAA
- the rpmC gene encoding 50S ribosomal protein L29 — protein sequence MAIIRVNEIRKMTPEQRREKLSELKAELAKTMALAASGAPLDNPKKIRELKKAIARILTIENEEKRRGKK from the coding sequence GTGGCGATAATAAGAGTGAATGAAATAAGGAAAATGACCCCTGAACAGAGGAGGGAAAAGCTTTCAGAACTTAAGGCAGAATTGGCGAAAACCATGGCTCTAGCAGCTTCAGGAGCCCCTCTAGACAACCCCAAAAAGATAAGGGAACTGAAGAAGGCAATAGCCAGAATACTCACAATAGAAAACGAAGAGAAGAGGAGGGGGAAGAAGTGA
- a CDS encoding 50S ribosomal protein L5, whose translation MSNSNPMQKIMIDKVVVNICVGPGEKLEKAVKVLEELTGQKPCKRRAKKTIREFGIRRGEEIACITTLRGDKAKEFLQRALAAKGNTIKRESFDKHGNVSFGIKEHLDIPGTKYDPNLGIFGMDVTIVFKKPGYRVAVRRRRRSKVGSAQRVKVEEAIEYLKSNFGVEIVEG comes from the coding sequence ATGTCAAACTCAAACCCCATGCAGAAAATTATGATCGATAAAGTCGTTGTAAATATATGTGTTGGTCCAGGAGAAAAACTGGAGAAAGCAGTAAAAGTTTTAGAAGAATTAACTGGACAGAAGCCATGTAAAAGGAGAGCTAAAAAAACTATAAGGGAATTTGGCATAAGGAGGGGGGAAGAAATCGCATGCATCACCACATTAAGGGGGGATAAAGCTAAAGAATTCCTACAAAGAGCGCTCGCAGCAAAAGGCAACACCATTAAAAGGGAAAGCTTCGATAAACATGGAAACGTCTCCTTCGGAATAAAGGAACACTTAGACATACCTGGAACGAAATACGATCCAAATCTAGGGATATTCGGAATGGATGTAACAATAGTATTTAAGAAGCCTGGATACAGAGTAGCAGTGAGAAGAAGGAGGAGGAGCAAAGTGGGAAGTGCGCAAAGAGTGAAGGTGGAAGAGGCAATAGAATACCTTAAAAGTAACTTCGGAGTTGAAATTGTGGAGGGATAG
- a CDS encoding 50S ribosomal protein L22: protein MPSWGYSIRGLNPETTAKACGRDMNISYKAAYEICKFIRGMKLEEAIEYLEKVCRKEKPIPFTRFTGKVAHHRGMEGRASLRYPVKASREIISLLNQVKANAEYKGLNPDKLRIIHIAAMKGPTIKKYIERAFGRASPYNRQLVHIEVAVAEEET, encoded by the coding sequence ATGCCCAGTTGGGGTTATTCAATAAGGGGGCTGAACCCCGAGACAACTGCGAAAGCTTGTGGTAGAGATATGAATATTTCATATAAGGCAGCATATGAGATATGTAAATTCATTAGGGGGATGAAGCTCGAAGAAGCAATAGAGTATTTGGAGAAGGTATGTAGGAAGGAAAAGCCCATCCCATTCACAAGGTTTACTGGTAAAGTTGCACATCATAGGGGGATGGAGGGAAGGGCTTCATTAAGATACCCTGTCAAGGCATCAAGGGAGATAATATCATTATTAAATCAAGTTAAAGCTAACGCTGAATACAAGGGTTTAAACCCGGATAAATTGAGGATAATTCACATTGCAGCCATGAAGGGGCCTACGATAAAGAAGTATATTGAAAGGGCGTTTGGAAGGGCATCACCATACAATAGGCAACTTGTACATATAGAAGTGGCAGTTGCGGAGGAGGAAACATGA
- a CDS encoding 30S ribosomal protein S3, whose protein sequence is MSIKRYFVHEGYKKMQIDEYLMKEFEKAGYAGMEMYKTPLGTRITIYAERPGIIIGRGGTTIKKLAETLEKRFGVERPQIAIAQVQNPELNAKVMALRIARAMEKGVNFRRAAFVALRQIMDAGARGAEIIISGKLRSERANYEKVKAGELLKVGEKKELLVDEAKAEVLLKPGKYGIKVRIMPPVKTPDEITIKEKAESEEGEESGDNKSE, encoded by the coding sequence ATGAGTATAAAAAGATACTTCGTCCATGAAGGATACAAGAAAATGCAAATCGATGAATATTTAATGAAGGAATTTGAGAAAGCAGGATATGCTGGAATGGAAATGTATAAAACTCCACTGGGAACAAGAATAACAATATACGCTGAAAGACCTGGAATCATAATAGGTAGAGGAGGAACAACAATTAAAAAGCTTGCTGAAACCCTTGAGAAGAGATTTGGCGTGGAGAGACCTCAAATAGCAATAGCACAAGTACAAAATCCGGAACTAAATGCAAAGGTCATGGCATTAAGAATAGCTAGGGCAATGGAGAAGGGGGTAAACTTTAGGAGAGCTGCCTTCGTCGCATTAAGACAAATAATGGATGCTGGAGCTAGAGGAGCTGAAATAATAATAAGCGGAAAACTGAGATCAGAAAGGGCAAACTACGAGAAGGTTAAAGCTGGAGAACTATTAAAAGTAGGGGAGAAGAAAGAATTACTCGTAGATGAAGCAAAAGCAGAAGTTCTATTGAAGCCAGGAAAGTATGGCATAAAAGTGAGGATAATGCCACCAGTAAAAACCCCGGACGAAATCACAATAAAGGAGAAGGCTGAGTCGGAGGAGGGGGAGGAAAGTGGCGATAATAAGAGTGAATGA
- a CDS encoding ribonuclease P protein component 1, producing MKITAKNIIAHELIGLKVKVSECSNKSCIGISGMVVDETMKTIKIKDEKDGRVKVIPKINTKFIFETEIGELVEVDGNVIIARPEDRLKKITVRRRWW from the coding sequence GTGAAGATAACTGCGAAAAATATAATAGCCCACGAACTCATTGGTTTAAAGGTTAAAGTGAGCGAATGCAGTAACAAAAGCTGCATAGGAATTAGTGGAATGGTAGTTGATGAAACTATGAAGACAATTAAAATAAAAGATGAAAAAGATGGTAGAGTGAAAGTTATACCAAAAATTAATACAAAATTCATATTCGAAACTGAGATAGGGGAATTAGTGGAAGTTGATGGAAACGTGATAATAGCGAGACCTGAAGATAGATTGAAAAAGATAACTGTGAGGAGGAGATGGTGGTAA
- a CDS encoding MFS transporter, producing the protein MDKLVKLAWLLHISTLIFFTGGMIVSPIISPFALSLGADAIIIGLLSSITSMVTIIIRPFAGLIVDRGKRFETLMLGTALNCAAAIIYFFSNNLWSFAFGRILSGLASAFFMPASISTAIDLSPVDRVGETLGWRSTMFGISQLLGPGIGGYLADLMGYRNTFIINFLFVFTALIIIYFTSRMVPKDIVKHGGDSNGFKDIKRLLKLNFIGAMLAVIFYSMAMSGVWAFLPAYYVSVGLGTATYGLFSSINGGASIVTRATSGRIADKHGSIPVASIGAIIITLGYIILSIFPNPPLVYVVAILVGVGTGLWVPAIQLLALGDLPPEIRGFGSGIYSMAFDAGFMIGPIIFGFIIESSGSYLSILWLLPILTFSALLIVQIVGLIMRRSHDKHLTAKM; encoded by the coding sequence GTGGATAAGTTAGTGAAGTTAGCATGGCTCCTCCACATTTCAACACTAATCTTCTTCACTGGTGGAATGATAGTTTCTCCAATAATTTCTCCATTCGCGCTTTCTCTAGGGGCTGATGCAATTATAATTGGCTTACTATCATCTATAACATCAATGGTAACCATAATTATTAGACCCTTTGCAGGGTTAATTGTTGATCGTGGTAAGAGATTTGAAACGCTAATGCTTGGAACTGCCCTCAACTGTGCTGCAGCAATAATTTACTTTTTCTCCAATAACTTATGGTCCTTTGCCTTTGGGAGAATTTTGAGCGGCTTAGCCTCAGCATTCTTCATGCCTGCATCCATATCCACAGCCATAGATCTCTCCCCAGTGGATAGAGTTGGGGAAACTCTGGGTTGGAGAAGCACGATGTTTGGAATAAGTCAATTGTTGGGGCCTGGCATCGGCGGATATTTGGCTGACCTAATGGGTTACAGGAATACTTTCATAATAAACTTTCTATTCGTCTTTACCGCCCTCATCATAATATACTTCACCAGCAGAATGGTTCCAAAGGATATTGTTAAGCATGGAGGCGATTCAAATGGATTTAAGGATATTAAAAGACTTTTGAAATTGAATTTCATTGGTGCAATGTTGGCTGTAATATTTTATTCTATGGCCATGAGTGGAGTATGGGCATTCTTACCCGCATATTATGTTAGTGTTGGTTTAGGTACAGCGACTTACGGACTCTTTTCAAGCATTAATGGTGGAGCAAGCATCGTGACGAGGGCGACTAGTGGAAGGATTGCTGATAAACATGGCTCCATTCCAGTGGCATCTATTGGCGCCATAATAATAACTTTAGGTTACATCATTCTCAGCATATTTCCAAATCCACCACTTGTTTATGTAGTAGCAATCTTAGTTGGTGTTGGAACTGGTTTATGGGTTCCAGCAATACAGTTACTTGCTCTAGGTGATTTGCCTCCTGAAATTAGGGGATTTGGGTCTGGAATATACTCCATGGCCTTCGACGCTGGATTTATGATTGGACCCATAATATTCGGATTTATTATAGAGTCTTCAGGTAGCTATCTATCAATACTATGGCTTCTACCAATATTGACCTTTTCAGCATTATTAATAGTGCAGATTGTGGGGTTAATTATGCGTAGGAGTCATGATAAACATTTAACTGCAAAAATGTAG
- a CDS encoding 50S ribosomal protein L14 has protein sequence MAKRGAKGAVGVSYRHGVSAGLPVGARIKCTDNSGAKIVQIIGVVGLKGRLRRLVSASVGDMVIVSVKEGTPEMRRQILRAVIVRQKKPYRRLDGSWIQFEDNAAVIVTPEGEPRGTDIRGPVAKEAAERWPKVAALASIII, from the coding sequence GTGGCTAAGAGGGGAGCTAAAGGGGCTGTTGGAGTATCATATAGACATGGTGTAAGCGCAGGATTACCAGTTGGGGCTAGAATTAAATGTACAGATAACAGTGGAGCAAAAATAGTTCAAATAATTGGAGTAGTAGGCTTAAAGGGTAGGTTGAGAAGGTTAGTATCAGCATCCGTTGGAGATATGGTTATAGTATCTGTGAAGGAAGGAACTCCAGAAATGAGGAGGCAAATACTTAGAGCAGTAATAGTTAGACAGAAAAAGCCATACAGGAGACTTGATGGAAGCTGGATACAATTTGAAGACAACGCAGCAGTAATAGTAACCCCTGAAGGGGAACCGAGGGGGACAGATATAAGAGGGCCTGTGGCTAAGGAAGCTGCGGAGAGATGGCCTAAAGTTGCAGCCTTAGCAAGTATAATAATTTGA
- a CDS encoding 30S ribosomal protein S4e, producing the protein MGRRGPPKHLKRFASPAFWPIPKKAYTFTVRPLPGPHPIEDSIPLLIIVRDILKHGETYREAKKIIKRGEILVDGRIVREEKFPVGIMDVVSIPSTGENYRVLPDPIKGLRLHPIGKEEATFKLCRIENKTMVKGGNIQLNLHDGRNILIKVANPAKPEEDVYDVLDVVKIGLPNQDIQAHIKFKEGVQALIIKGKNRGLYGKIDRIEGPVQKEYKTAVIESFNGNLIRANITYVFAIGENEQLISLPKW; encoded by the coding sequence GTGGGTAGGAGAGGCCCTCCAAAACATTTAAAGAGATTTGCATCACCAGCATTCTGGCCAATACCAAAGAAGGCATATACATTTACAGTTAGACCATTACCAGGACCACATCCAATAGAAGACTCAATACCACTACTAATAATTGTAAGAGACATACTAAAACATGGCGAAACCTATAGGGAAGCTAAGAAGATAATTAAGAGGGGGGAAATACTCGTAGATGGAAGAATAGTAAGGGAGGAAAAGTTTCCAGTAGGAATAATGGATGTAGTATCAATACCATCCACAGGGGAAAACTATCGCGTACTCCCAGACCCAATAAAGGGGTTAAGACTACACCCAATAGGGAAGGAAGAAGCAACATTCAAACTATGCAGAATAGAAAATAAAACCATGGTTAAGGGTGGAAATATACAACTAAACTTGCATGATGGAAGAAACATACTGATAAAGGTGGCAAATCCAGCCAAACCAGAAGAAGACGTATATGACGTATTGGATGTTGTCAAAATAGGATTACCAAATCAAGATATACAAGCTCACATAAAATTCAAGGAGGGGGTGCAAGCCCTAATAATAAAGGGTAAGAATAGAGGGCTCTATGGAAAGATAGATAGGATTGAGGGGCCAGTCCAGAAAGAATACAAAACAGCAGTAATAGAAAGCTTCAATGGCAATTTAATAAGAGCAAACATAACATACGTATTTGCAATTGGAGAAAATGAGCAATTAATATCCCTGCCAAAATGGTGA
- the rplX gene encoding 50S ribosomal protein L24, whose protein sequence is MYWKTKSKKPSKQRKAILEAPLHKRHDLMAAPLSPELRKKYNRRSFPVRKGDTVLIMRGDFAGIEGKVVKVDLKEMRIHVEGATRKKADGTIVYVPIHPSKVMITKLDLSDELRKKALERKVMGSG, encoded by the coding sequence GTGTACTGGAAAACAAAATCCAAGAAACCTTCAAAACAGAGGAAGGCGATCCTCGAAGCCCCACTACATAAAAGGCATGATTTAATGGCAGCCCCCCTATCACCGGAACTAAGGAAGAAGTATAATAGAAGGTCATTCCCCGTTAGAAAGGGGGATACCGTGTTAATAATGAGGGGGGATTTCGCTGGAATAGAGGGGAAGGTTGTGAAAGTAGATTTAAAGGAGATGAGAATACACGTTGAGGGGGCAACCCGCAAGAAAGCTGATGGAACAATAGTATATGTCCCCATACATCCATCAAAAGTTATGATAACCAAACTCGACCTATCAGACGAATTGAGGAAGAAGGCATTGGAGAGGAAGGTGATGGGAAGTGGGTAG
- a CDS encoding 30S ribosomal protein S17 has product MSTSARNIGIPGVKPPTTTCNDPLCPYHGKLSVRGKVIEGTVVSSKMSKAVVVQRDYLYYVPKYKRYEKRRSKIHAYKPPCIEVKEGDIVKIAECRPISKTISFVVIEKVEGKGSG; this is encoded by the coding sequence ATGAGCACTTCAGCAAGAAACATAGGAATACCGGGGGTTAAACCTCCAACAACAACATGCAACGACCCATTATGCCCATATCATGGGAAACTTAGCGTTAGAGGGAAAGTTATCGAGGGAACCGTTGTAAGTAGCAAAATGAGTAAAGCAGTAGTTGTACAGAGAGACTACCTATACTATGTTCCAAAATATAAGAGGTATGAGAAGAGGAGGTCAAAAATACATGCATACAAACCCCCATGCATAGAGGTTAAAGAGGGGGATATTGTAAAGATAGCTGAATGCAGACCCATAAGCAAAACAATATCCTTCGTAGTCATAGAGAAAGTGGAGGGGAAAGGAAGTGGCTAA